One genomic window of Psychrobacillus sp. INOP01 includes the following:
- the mtnW gene encoding 2,3-diketo-5-methylthiopentyl-1-phosphate enolase, translating into MSGITAHYQLYGKSGSFEKKAEDIALGLTIGSWTNLALLEQEQLQKHKGYVKSITEFKDILHPIHPEKIKGEIKILYPAANFSTDIPAILTTVFGKLSLDGEVKLLDLEFDTNILSHFPGPRFGIQGIREKLGVYERPLIMSIFKGVIGRDIEYLAEQLKQQALGGVDLVKDDEILFENPLTSFETRITTGREVLRQVYEETGHRTLYAVNLTGRTFELKDKAKKARELGADALLFNVHTYGLDVLQELAEDEEIQLPLMAHPAYSGAFTSSAYYGVSTSLVLGKLTRYAGADFSLFPSPYGSVALEKSIALSLGDELTKISKVKQCFPVPSAGIHPGLVPLLMDDYGIDSIINAGGGVHGHPAGATGGGIAFRQAVSAVLEGIPLEQAAKQHSELKTALELWG; encoded by the coding sequence ATGAGCGGAATTACGGCGCACTATCAACTATACGGAAAATCTGGTTCTTTTGAAAAAAAAGCGGAAGATATTGCACTTGGATTGACTATTGGTTCTTGGACTAATTTAGCTTTGTTAGAACAGGAACAGCTACAAAAGCATAAAGGATATGTAAAATCCATTACTGAGTTTAAGGATATCCTGCATCCCATTCATCCAGAAAAAATTAAAGGAGAAATTAAAATACTCTATCCTGCAGCAAATTTTTCAACTGATATCCCAGCAATTTTAACAACTGTCTTTGGTAAACTATCCCTTGACGGTGAAGTAAAGTTATTAGATTTAGAATTCGACACGAATATATTGTCCCATTTTCCCGGTCCCCGCTTCGGCATTCAAGGTATTCGAGAAAAATTAGGAGTATATGAACGCCCGCTAATCATGAGTATATTCAAAGGAGTCATTGGAAGAGATATCGAATATTTGGCAGAACAACTTAAACAGCAAGCACTTGGTGGAGTTGATCTTGTAAAAGACGATGAAATTCTATTTGAAAATCCACTTACTTCTTTTGAAACGCGTATTACTACTGGTCGAGAAGTATTGAGGCAGGTGTATGAAGAAACCGGACATCGTACTCTATATGCAGTAAATTTGACGGGTCGTACATTCGAATTAAAAGATAAGGCCAAAAAAGCCCGGGAACTTGGAGCAGATGCACTCCTATTTAATGTTCACACTTACGGATTAGACGTTCTTCAGGAGCTAGCGGAAGACGAGGAAATCCAATTGCCACTCATGGCACACCCGGCTTATAGTGGAGCATTCACGTCCTCAGCATATTATGGGGTTTCAACATCACTAGTTCTTGGAAAACTTACTCGTTATGCAGGAGCAGACTTTTCATTGTTCCCTTCTCCTTATGGTAGCGTTGCACTTGAAAAGTCTATAGCTCTTTCTTTAGGTGATGAGCTAACAAAAATCAGTAAGGTTAAACAATGCTTTCCAGTCCCATCTGCAGGCATTCACCCCGGTCTCGTACCACTATTAATGGATGACTATGGAATTGATAGCATTATTAATGCAGGGGGTGGTGTACATGGGCATCCCGCAGGTGCAACTGGAGGTGGTATAGCTTTTAGGCAGGCCGTATCAGCTGTTTTGGAAGGGATTCCGTTAGAACAGGCAGCGAAACAACATAGCGAACTAAAAACAGCACTTGAATTATGGGGGTGA
- a CDS encoding 2-hydroxy-3-keto-5-methylthiopentenyl-1-phosphate phosphatase, whose amino-acid sequence MSKLVVFCDFDGTITNQDNIMAIMKKFAPPEWNQIKDDILGQRISIRDGVAKMFSLLPIESKAEIISFVRQQAIIRDGFSEFVSFTKNHDIPLYIVSGGIDFFVHNLLEPFGPFAGVYCNESNFSKETIHIEFPHSCDEQCTSQGCGCCKPSIIRTLLDQDAASVVIGDSITDLEAAKLGDIIIARDFLIEKCEELNIPYEPFENFHDVIKIIDAKLGVKL is encoded by the coding sequence ATGAGTAAACTTGTAGTTTTTTGTGACTTTGATGGAACCATTACCAATCAGGATAATATTATGGCAATCATGAAAAAATTTGCTCCACCAGAATGGAATCAAATTAAAGATGATATTTTAGGTCAACGAATTTCCATACGAGATGGTGTAGCAAAAATGTTCTCTCTCCTACCTATTGAGTCAAAAGCAGAAATTATTTCTTTTGTACGTCAACAGGCTATCATCCGTGATGGGTTTAGTGAATTTGTATCCTTTACAAAAAATCATGACATCCCTCTTTACATCGTAAGTGGCGGGATAGACTTTTTCGTCCATAACTTACTAGAGCCATTCGGACCATTTGCAGGAGTTTATTGTAACGAATCCAATTTTTCTAAAGAAACAATTCACATCGAGTTCCCGCATAGCTGTGACGAACAATGTACGAGCCAAGGCTGTGGTTGCTGTAAACCCTCTATTATTCGTACACTTCTTGACCAAGATGCTGCGAGCGTTGTAATAGGCGATTCTATTACCGATCTAGAAGCAGCAAAGTTGGGTGATATCATTATTGCAAGGGATTTTTTAATCGAAAAATGCGAGGAACTAAACATTCCATATGAGCCTTTTGAAAATTTCCACGATGTGATAAAGATTATTGACGCTAAGTTAGGTGTGAAATTATGA
- the mtnK gene encoding S-methyl-5-thioribose kinase, with amino-acid sequence MAVVATKQYESLTKETAISLAKELSLFSNEAQLVCEEIGDGNLNYVFHITDQASGKGVIIKQALPYAKVVGESWPLTLKRAKIEASALQKHGEYAVGLVPKVYATDENLAITVMEDLSHLKIAREGLIKGESYPKLSTDIGEYLALTLFHTSDFALHPFEKKALVVEFSNPELCKITEDLIFTDPFFDHQTNDFEPGLQSEVEAIWNNNLLKLEVAKLKRSFLTEAEALLHGDLHTGSIFASEEETKVIDPEFAFYGPIGFDIGLFLANLIVQSITREGEKREVIHDHIHNTWITFSSKFSEYLKRSEFDLFNDVEGYDAFLLEKIFHDSIGFAGCELIRRTIGLAHVKDLDSIENKEQRILLKKQTLKAGERLIVSRQEIDSIDALIELLGEIQK; translated from the coding sequence ATGGCGGTAGTAGCGACGAAACAATATGAATCATTAACTAAAGAAACGGCAATTTCACTTGCAAAAGAATTATCATTATTCTCGAACGAAGCTCAATTAGTTTGCGAAGAGATTGGTGATGGAAATCTAAACTATGTATTCCATATAACAGATCAAGCAAGTGGGAAAGGCGTTATTATCAAACAGGCCTTACCCTATGCAAAAGTAGTCGGGGAGAGTTGGCCGCTTACTTTGAAAAGGGCAAAGATTGAAGCGAGTGCCTTACAAAAACATGGAGAATACGCAGTTGGATTAGTTCCAAAAGTTTATGCAACAGATGAAAATTTAGCAATCACGGTCATGGAAGACTTGTCTCATCTTAAAATAGCACGAGAAGGATTGATAAAAGGTGAGTCCTACCCTAAATTATCAACTGATATTGGGGAATATCTAGCTTTAACACTTTTTCATACTTCTGACTTTGCACTTCACCCCTTTGAAAAAAAGGCACTTGTTGTAGAATTTTCTAATCCAGAGCTATGTAAGATCACAGAAGACTTAATCTTTACGGATCCATTTTTTGATCATCAAACAAATGACTTTGAACCTGGATTACAGTCAGAAGTCGAAGCCATCTGGAATAATAATTTATTGAAACTGGAAGTGGCAAAGCTAAAAAGAAGCTTTTTGACAGAAGCAGAAGCTTTACTGCATGGAGATCTTCATACGGGAAGTATATTTGCTAGTGAAGAAGAGACTAAAGTAATCGATCCAGAGTTTGCTTTTTACGGTCCTATTGGATTTGATATAGGCTTGTTTTTGGCAAATTTAATAGTCCAATCGATTACCAGAGAAGGCGAAAAACGTGAGGTCATACATGATCATATTCATAACACATGGATTACTTTCTCCTCTAAATTTTCGGAGTATTTAAAACGAAGTGAATTCGACTTGTTTAATGACGTAGAGGGATATGATGCATTTTTGTTAGAGAAAATATTCCATGATTCAATTGGATTTGCAGGCTGTGAGCTCATTCGTAGAACAATTGGACTGGCACATGTAAAAGACCTAGATAGTATTGAAAACAAAGAGCAACGAATTTTACTAAAAAAACAAACTCTTAAAGCAGGAGAAAGATTAATAGTGAGTCGTCAGGAAATTGATTCAATAGATGCATTAATTGAGTTGCTAGGAGAAATTCAAAAATGA
- the mtnA gene encoding S-methyl-5-thioribose-1-phosphate isomerase, whose protein sequence is MSIPLSIKWDGKRLIILDQQKLPHEVVYIELEALKDVYEAIITLKVRGAPAIGITAAYGLAREAQSYNTNSMIDFLEILKKDATYLGESRPTAVNLVWALNRLLSVASHIDNVQIAKQVLIEEARRIHKEDEESCRNIGEFSLSLLKDKTRVMTICNAGSIATAKYGTALAPFHLGKERGKEFEVFACETRPIFQGGRLTVWELQQSGVDVTLITDSMAAHTIVAKGIEAIIVGADRIAKNGDTANKIGTLNLAILASVYGIPFYVAAPSSTFDLSINTGAEIPIEERKAEEIININDKAIAPSNTKVFNPAFDVTPAKYITAIITEKGIIYPDYIENISAELLNSIEKGEGL, encoded by the coding sequence ATGAGTATTCCATTATCGATTAAGTGGGACGGTAAGAGGTTAATAATCTTAGATCAACAGAAACTTCCGCATGAAGTTGTCTATATAGAATTAGAAGCACTTAAAGACGTTTATGAGGCAATTATTACCCTGAAAGTTCGTGGTGCACCTGCCATTGGGATTACGGCAGCGTATGGATTAGCTAGAGAGGCACAAAGCTACAACACAAATTCGATGATAGATTTTCTAGAGATACTAAAAAAAGATGCAACATACTTGGGTGAATCTCGACCAACTGCTGTCAACTTGGTTTGGGCACTCAACCGGTTGTTAAGCGTAGCAAGTCATATTGATAATGTTCAAATTGCAAAACAAGTACTAATCGAAGAAGCAAGGAGAATCCATAAGGAAGACGAGGAGTCCTGTCGGAATATTGGCGAATTTTCACTTTCTTTACTTAAAGATAAAACCAGGGTAATGACCATTTGCAATGCGGGTTCTATTGCTACTGCAAAGTACGGTACTGCTTTAGCTCCGTTTCATCTAGGAAAGGAACGTGGTAAAGAGTTTGAAGTATTCGCCTGTGAAACTAGACCTATCTTTCAAGGCGGCAGGCTGACAGTGTGGGAGCTACAGCAATCAGGTGTCGATGTGACGCTTATCACCGATAGTATGGCTGCACACACAATAGTTGCAAAAGGAATAGAAGCAATTATTGTTGGAGCAGATCGGATAGCAAAAAATGGAGACACAGCAAACAAAATAGGAACTCTGAACTTAGCTATTCTTGCTTCCGTTTATGGAATTCCATTTTATGTGGCTGCACCATCCTCCACATTCGATTTATCCATAAATACTGGAGCAGAAATTCCAATAGAAGAAAGAAAAGCAGAGGAGATTATTAATATTAACGACAAGGCTATTGCTCCATCAAATACAAAAGTATTTAACCCTGCTTTTGATGTGACACCAGCCAAATATATCACTGCCATTATTACGGAAAAAGGAATTATTTATCCAGATTATATTGAAAATATTTCAGCTGAATTACTAAATTCAATTGAAAAAGGAGAAGGACTATGA